ATAATTTAGGTGCTTTCGCCCAATCTGCAGCGAACTTTTCAATACCTTGATCTGTTAATGGATGCATAGCAAGTTGTTCAATTACTTTATAAGGAATTGTTGCAATGTGAGCCCCTGCCATCGCTACACGAGTTACATGATCTGGATGTCTAACAGAAGCCGCAATAATTTGTGTATCTAATTGATGAACATCGAATAATTCAGCAATTTTAGCAACTAATAATACACCATCTTCAGAAATATCATCTAAACGTCCTAAAAATGGAGAAACATACGTTGCACCTGCTCGAGCAGCTAAAAGTGCTTGGTTCACCGTGAAAATAAGTGTAACGTTCGTTTTCACACCTTTTTCAGTAAGGTAGCGACAAGCTTCTAATCCTGCTAACGTCATTGGAAGTTTAATTGTAACTTTTTCATCGCCGCCGTTAATCTTAATCAGTTCCTCTGCTTGGGCAATCATCTCTTCAGCTGTAACAGCATCTGGCGTTACTTCTGCCGAAACAGATTCAACTTTAGGAACTGCCTGACAAATTTCTGCAATACGGTCTTCAAATTTAATGCCCTCTTTTGCTACTAAAGAAGGATTCGTTGTAACACCAGCTAAAACTCCAAGTTTATATGCTTTTTTTATGTCCTCAAGATTTGCAGTATCAATAAAAAACTTCATGATTTATTCCCTCCATTTTTTAAACGTCAATGAGTTAAATTTTTAAGATATTTATTTCTTTTCTACTGCATGTCCGCCAAATTCATTGCGCAGAGCAGCTACTACTTTTCCTGTAAATGTATCATTGTCTAATGAGCGGTAGCGCATTAATAGAGACATTGCGATAACAGGAGTTGCTGTTTGAAGATCTAATGCCGTTTCTACTGTCCATTTTCCTTCACCAGAAGAATGCATAACACCCTTAATTTCATCCAGTTTTGCATCTTTAGAAAATGCATTTTCTGTTAATTCCATTAACCATGAACGGATTACTGAACCGTTGTTCCATACTCTTGATACTTTTTCATAATCGTAGTCAAATTCACTTTTCTCTAGAATCTCAAATCCTTCACCAATAGCAGCCATCATACCGTATTCAATTCCGTTGTGAACCATTTTTAAGAAGTGACCACTACCAGCTTTTCCAGCATATAAGTATCCATTTTCTACAGCAGTATCGCGGAAGATAGGTTCAACGATGTCCCAAGCTTCTTGATCTCCCCCGATCATATAACAAGCACCATTACGAGCGCCTTCCATTCCACCAGAAGTTCCTGCATCCATAAAGTGAATGCCATCTTTCTTTAGTTGCTCATATCGGCGAATAGACTCTTTATAATGTGAATTACCCGCTTCAATTAAAATATCTCCTTTTGATAAAAGTGGTGTAACCTCATCGATAACAGAATCTACAACAGCGTGTGGTACCATAACCCAAAGAACTCTTGGTGATTGTAATGACTGAACAAGTTCATTTAAACTAGATGCACCTGTTGCCCCGTACTCTTTCATTTCTTCCACTGCACTTGCATTCAAATCAAATGCTGCTACTTCATGTTTATGATCGATTAAATTTTTCCCTAAGTTTAATCCCATTTTACCTAAGCCAATTAATCCTACTTGCATAATATAATTCCTCCTCAAATCATCTTTTATTAAAAATTCATATCACTACAATCTGGAATACCTTGCAGCACTGATATGTACGGAAAGGTATTCACAGTCATAGCTTAAGAATTTAATACATTTTTTGTAATTTGAACAACATTTTCTGTCGTAAATCCAAATAGATTCATGACTTCAGCCCCAGTTCCTGAAGCTCCAAATGTTTCAATCGATAATATGTTTCCTTCTTGTCCTACATAACGCTCCCAGCCGAGAGATACACCCATCTCAAGAGATACTCGTTTCGTTACAGAAGACGGAAGAACGGATTCTTTATATTCTTTCGATTGGCGATCGAATAACTCCCAGCTTGGCATTGCAACGATGCGAACAGAGACATTGTCTTCTTCTAGTTTCGCTTTCGCACTAGCAGCTAAGGATACTTCAGAACCTGTCGCAATTAAAATTACATCCGGATTTTCATTCGTTTGTGTTAATACGTAAGCCCCTTTAGAAAGATTCTCTATGTTTGCTTTCGTTTCATGAAACACCGGTAAATTTTGACGGCTCAGTACTAAAACGACTGGACCTTCCGTTTGCTGTAAAGCATACGCCCACGCACTTGCTGTTTCATTTGCATCTGACGGACGGATAACTGTTAAACCAGGGATTGCCCGAAGAGCTGCTAAATGTTCAATAGGTTCATGCGTTGGACCATCTTCTCCTACAGCAATTGAATCATGTGTAAATACGTACGTAACAGGTAACTTTTGCAATGCAGCCAGTCGAATAGATGGACGAAGATAGTCATTAAATACAAAGAATGTACTCACGAACGGTTTTACTCCTCCATGAAGAGCCAGTCCATTCGCTGCTGCGCCCATTGCATGTTCACGTACACCAAAGTATATATTTCGGCCAGCATACGATTCTACCGCATACACTGCTTCCCCTTTTATATCTGTCATCGTAGAATGAGAAAGATCCGCACTTCCACCGAAAATAGAAGGAATCGATTTCACATAATGATTAATAGCTTCCCCACTTGCAACACGAGTTGAAATCGTTTTTTCACTATCAAAGGATAGAATGTCTTTCGCTTCGATTAAAACTTCACCTATAATTGCTTTTTCTAATTCATCTGCTAGTGCAGGATTTGACTCTCTGTATAAGTTGAACTGCTCATTCCAGCCACGTTCTTTTTCAATACCTTTTTGTTTCAGTTCATTAAAATGAGCTGTTACTTCTTCAGGTACAAAGAAGTCTTCTTCATAATGCCAACCATACACTTGTTTTGTCGCTGTCGCTTCTTCTAATCCAAGCGGGTTACCATGTGCTTTGTTCGTTCCAGCAACTTTTGGACTTCCGTAACCTATAACGGTTCTAATCTCTATAAGAGTAGGTTGGTCCGTATTATCTTTCGCTAATTGAATCGCTTTTGTAATCGCATCAACATCGTTTCCATCTTCAACTCTTACATATTGCCAATGTGCAGATTCTACCCTTTTCTGCATATCTTCAGAGAAAGCAATGTTTAATTCACCATCAAGTGAAATTTCATTTGAATCATACAGCACAATTAACTTGCCAAGTTTCATATGTCCTGCCATTGACATCGCTTCATAAGCGACACCTGCCATTGACATCGCTTCATAAGCGACACCTTCCATTAAATCACCGTCTCCGACTAAAGCGTACGTATTGTGATCTATAATAGAGTGACCATCCTTATTAAACTTCGCTGCTAAATGCGCTTCTGCCATTGCCATTCCGACAGCATTGGCAATCCCTTGTCCTAACGGGCCTGTCGTCGCTTCAACTCCAGAAGTATGACCAAACTCAGGATGTCCTGGTGTTTTACTATTTAACTTTCTGAAGTTTTTCAAGTCATCAATTGAAACGTCATATCCAGCTAAATGAAGTAGGCTATATAATAAGCTAGATCCATGTCCCGCCGATAAAACGAAGCGATCACGGTTAAACCATTTTGGATGATTAGGATTATGATTTAAATGATTCGCCCATAATGCATAAGCCATTGGCGCTGCTCCCATCGGAAGACCTGGATGACCTGAATTTGCCGCATTAATAGCATCAATTGATAACGTACGAATTGTATTCACTGCTAATTGATTTATGTTTTGTGTCATAGTAATCGTCCCCCTACATGCTTTCATGAAAGAAAGTACTTATTTTTTCGTTTCTTGATCTAACCACCATTTAAATCCACTTTCTTGCAATAATTCATTAGATGCCTCTGGACCATATGAACCAGACTCATATTCATGAAGTGGTAATAAGTTTTCCTCGAATGCTTCAAGAATTGGTTGTACCCATTCCCATGACAATTCAACTTCTCTCCAATGTGCAAAGAATGTAGCGTCTCCACTCACAGCATCATGAATGAGTCTTTCATACGCTTCAGGTACTCCCACATCCGCTTGCTCACAAGTAAAGTTAATACGGATCGGTTCAATTTCTCCATTTTTCAATGGATTTTTACTATTTAACTGTAATGAAACGTTCTCACCTGGGCTAATTTCAATTATTAACAAGTTAGGTGCTGCATTTGGATTACTATCTTGATATTGCTGTTTTAACGTATTTTTAAATTCGATTACAATACGAGTAGACTTTTCTTTCATTCGTTTGCCTGTTCGTATATAAAAGGGAACGCCAGTCCAAAATGGATTATCGATCCACAAGCGAGCAGCAATAAATGTGTCTATATTAGAAGAGGGATTTACTCCTGGCTCCTCTTTATATGCTACAACTTGCCCGCCATTTATCTCACCTGCACCATATTGTCCGCGAATGATATGGTTTTGAACGTCTTCTTTTTTCACTTTACGAAGCGCCTCCATTACCTTTCGCTTTTCCTCTCGAATTTCACATGCATTAACCTTTTCCGGCAAATTCATAGCAGTCATCATTAATATTTGTAACATATGATTTTGAACCATATCTCGAATGGCTCCTGCCTGATCATAATATCCTGCCCTTTCTTCAACACCAACTGTTTCACTCGCTGTGATTTGTACATTCGCTATATGTTCTTTATTCCAAATCGATTGTAAAACAGGATTTGCAAACTCTAGTGCTTCAAGGTTTTGAATCATCGGCTTACCTAAATAATGATCAATACGGTATATCTCGTCTTCTTCAAACGTGCGACTAAGCTTATCATTCAGCTCACGAGCAGATGTAAGGTCGTGCCCGAACGGTTTCTCAATCATTAGGCGTTTCCATCCATCCGTTTTATCAAGTCCGCTTTCCTTAATATTTAAAGCGATTGTCTCAAAAAATTCAGGAGCACCGGAAAGATAGAACATTCTATTCCCTTTTATATGTAGCTCTTCTTCCCTTTCACGAACGACTTGTAATAATCTCTCATAGTCTTCCGGCTTACTCACATCTAATGGACAATAGCGAAAATTATCTAAAAAACCTTCGAGTTCTGGAGTACCTTCTTCTCTATGACGAGAAAACGTCTCTATTGATTCTTTTATTCTTTTTTGAAAATCTACATGAGATACTTCACGTCTCCCAAGCCCGATAACGGATATTTGCTTTGGAAGCTTTTGATCTCTATATAAGTTATATAGTGCGGGGTAAATTTTGCGTTTCGCTAAGTCCCCTGTCGCTCCAAATAAAACAAAGGTCATTGATTCCAATTTCAGTCCCCCTCTTGTTGTATAATCCTGGTCAATATATTAAAAATGAATTGTACAGAAGCTCATGTTTTTATAAAAAACAAAGAGTTATCAAATTCCAATTCTTTTTATACCTTTCGCTTTCTAATTGTCCCCAATATTAATAGTGGCAATTCAAAGCGTTTCTACCACGACTTACTTATTTATAAAACTTTACGAAACAATATATATTAAATTACTTTTAGTAATTAAATAGTATTATGTCTAGTATATTAACCACATAAATTATTATCGTCAATAAAAATGTCTTAAATTACATACTATTTATTTCGTAATACTTTTCTAAGTTTATCCTTAGTTACCACTCATTTTCAAAGATAATGATCGATATAAAAAATATCAGTTTCATCAAAATCTTCAATTAATTTTTCGTTAAACTCGTGAGCAGACGTTACATGATGACCAAAAGGCTTCTCTATAATAAGACGGTTCAATCCTTTTGTAGCCCACAATCCACTTTCCTTAATATTTAAAGCAATGACATCAAATACTTTTGGTATAACAGATAGGTAAAACATACGGTTTTCAGGAATGTTTAATTCTGTTTCACGTCTCTTTACAAGACTCAACAAATCTTGATAGTCCTCTATATTCGCTGTATTTAATTGACAATAACGAAATGTGCTAAGAAATTCTTCTACTCCTGATTCGTCATCAGTAGATCTTCTAGAAAATGTAGCAAGGGATTGTTCTACCTTTGTTTGAAATTCCACATCTGACATTACCCTTCTACCAATACCGATAATCGAAATAGATTGCGGTATATTCCCATTACTAAATAATTTGTATAAAGCAGGGTAAATTTTGCGTTTCGCTAAATCCCCTGTCGCTCCAAATAAAAGAAATGTCATTGAATCCATTTGTTCTCTCCCTTTTAAAACAATTGCTAGAATAGAATATATAAACTCATTCGCTACTTAGCACAATACTGTCTCTAAAACCTCATACTTTACCAATGTTTCTTCAATACTATTTTGCCACGAGCACGCTCTGACTCACTTATGTGGTGTGCTTTTTTTACACCTTCTACATGTAAAGGCAACACATGCGTGACAACGGGTTTAATCTTCCCGCCCTCAATTAATTCTGTAATAAGAGAAAGTTCATATCCGTTAGGTTCAGTAAATATATGGTCACTCTCAATATTTTTCTCTCTTGATATCTCGGTTTGCGGAATTTCCATACCTTTCGGACCATAAATAGACGCTAACTTTCCATTTGGTGCAAGCACTTTATAACTATCCTTTAGTACATCTCCGCCTAACACATCAAATACAATATTGTAATTATGCAAAAGCAAAGAAAAGTCTTCCGTTTTGTAATCGACGACAGTATCAGCGCCTAGATCCTTTACAAATTGCATGTTTTTCGTACTAGTCGTAGTTGCAACATGTGCACCGAAACTTTTCGCTAGCTGAATAGCAAACGTTCCAATCCCGCCAGATCCAGCATGAATTAAAACCTTATTACCTTTTTGAACATTTGCGAACTTCACTAAGCTTTGCCAACTTGTCAAACCTACTAGAGGGATTGATGCCGCTTCTTCAAAAGATAGATTTCTCGGTTTTTTCGCCACATATTTTTCATCTACAGCCACGTACTCTGCGTACGTGCCGTTTCGTTCAATATCTGGACGACTGTATACTTCATCCCCCACTTTAAATACTGTTACGTTTTTTCCTATAGCAGCAACTACACCTGCAACATCCCATCCTAAAACGAGCGGGAAGTCATAAGAAATTACGTCTTGCAGTAAACCTTCACGTATTTTCCAATCCACGGGATTTACACCAGCTGCATATACTTCAATCAGTACATCGTTGTCTCCCAATAGCGGTGTCTGCATTTCAATCTCTTGTAGTACGCTTTTATCTCCATATTGCGTAAGTCCTATTGCTTTCATTCTTTTCACTCCTTTACAAGGCTGGGAAATGCGGTAGTACTTCTTCTCCTAGCTCATCCAATACTTCGTCAGCTGGACGTTGACCATCAAATAGAGCAAGGAATAAATGATTCACACCAATACTTTTATATATATCAAGTAATTCAATTAGTGCCTTACGCCCTGTACGGTAACCTAAACGTATCGGTGTAGGACGTTCATTTGGATCTTCAGATAAATCTAAATGCATCGGTTGGATAAATGGTTTAAATACATCTGGATGATAATCCTCTACTAGTTCTCTCCATTGTCCAATTGCTGCTGCCTGATGCACTGGACTACGTGGATAATACATCCATCCATCTCCATGTTCAGCGAACCATTCCATATTTTGCTGACTAAAACCTGTAATAAAGGTTGGAACACGTTTAGACGGTTTTGGAACTAAATTTGCACCATGCACTTCTCCTAGTGTCGACTGGATAGACGGGAAGTTTTTATACAAAATTTCTTCCAAGTAAGCAAATGCTTCTCTAAACTTTTCACCTCGTGTTTCATGACTAACACCTAACGCTTTAAAATCGGCACGTCTGTCACCGGATGAAACGCCAAGCATAATTCTTTCTGGAAATAGTTGATCTAATGTAGCAATTTCTTTTGCTACACGCAATGGATGACGAAGTGACAACACTGTTGCCGACGTTCCAAATGCGATTTTCTCTGTTTTACTTGCTAAATACGTTAAATAAATCATCATATCGTAAATTTGACCTGTAGCAGGATCACCAAAGTCAGGGTCTTGCAGTAAAACATCGCGAAGCCATACACCTGTAAAACCATATTGTTCTGCTTTTTGTACTAACTCTACTTGTTTTTCCATCGTTGGAGCATGAAACTGATAATTTTCAATCGGAATGTGGACTCCTAATGTAAGCTGATCTTTCGCAAACATACGATTATATCCAAAATGATTCGCAAACTTTTCCATTTGTTTCACTCACTTTCCTTTATTCATATAAATCTATACTTTTCATATTTCTTCTCAAAATTCATAAGCAATACTGTAGCACCACATTGTTGCCGATTGTCATCGTTATAACTTTCTTTGTGCTACGAGTGTTATTATAAATCGGTCATAACATGAATAACAGTACGTACTTTAAAGTGATGTAGGCACTTTAAAGTACCTATACTAAGTGAGTAGTAATAAACATAATGAATAAATCGTGCTGCAAAAATAACATCTATCCTTTCTTCAAAAAACTTTACAGTTGCTTTTGCAAGTACGTTACATGATCCCACGTACTTTCCTCTTCTTTATATAAAATGCTCAATATCCAAATTCAAAATATTATACTTATTTTTCGTACTTTGCTATGCTATAAGCACAAACAGGAGGTATAAACAATGAAAGCACAAATTATCCATTCTTTTGGGGATTCATCTGTATTTCAATTAGAAGAAGTTTCAAAACCAAAACTTTTACCAGGTCATGTTCTAATCGATGTAAAAGCAACAAGTGTAAATCCAATCGATACAAAAATGCGTAGTGGTGCCGTTTCAGCAGTCGCTCCTGAGTTTCCAGCTATATTACACGGCGATGTAGCTGGTATTGTTATTGAAGTCGGAGAAGGTGTTTCGAAATTCAAATGTGGGGATGAAGTATACGGTTGTGCCGGAGGTTTTAAAGAAACTGGAGGTGCACTTGCAGAATTTATGCTTGCTGATGCGCGATTAATTGCTCATAAACCTAACAATATAACAATGGAAGAAGCAGCAGCTCTACCATTAGTTGCAATTACAGCTTGGGAATCTTTATTTGATCGTGCAAATATTAAATCAGGTCAAAATGTGCTCATTCATGGAGCTACTGGTGGCGTAGGACACGTAGCCATTCAATTAGCTAAATGGGCTGGTGCTAACGTTTTCACAACTGCTTCTCAGCAGAACAAAATGGAAATAGCCCATCGTCTAGGAGCCGACGTAGCTATTAACTATAAAGAAGAATCTGTTCAAGAATCTGTTCAAGAATATGTTCAAAAACATACGAATGGCAACGGATTTGAAGTTATATTTGATACAGTAGGTGGCAAAAATCTTGATAACTCTTTCGAAGCTGCTGCAGTCAACGGAACTGTCGTAACAATTGCAGCTCGTTCAACCCATGACCTCTCTCCTTTACACGCAAAAGGACTCTCTCTGCACGTTACTTTTATGGCGTTAAAAATATTACATACAGATAAGCGTAATGATTGCGGAGAAATCTTAACGAAAATAACAAAAATTGTAGAAGAAGGAAAACTTCGCCCATTGCTAGATTCTAAATCTTTTACGTTTGATGAAGTCGCACAAGCACATGAATATTTGGAGTCGAATAAAGCAATAGGAAAAATAGTGTTGAAAAACGTTTGGTAACTTTCACTTCATAATACAACTATTGTTGAAAAATAATAGAGGGATCGTTTTAAACGGTCATATTTTTTCTTAAGAGATACCACAGCGCCAAAATCGCTCCATCCTTTACAACAAATAAAAAATAACAGCCGAATTTTTCTTATAACAGAAAATTCGGCTGTTTGCATGTTGCAATTTGCTTTTTCTATATTTCCGTTAATAGATAAAATACAACTCATTTACTTTATCTTCAACAGAATATAATGTTGTTTTTAATTTTTTAAAATACACTACGTACTAATCCCCCGTCTATTCGCAACGCGGAACCATTAATTGCTGAAGAAAGTGGGCTACTTAAGAAAGTGACAAGATGAGCAATTTCTTCTGGTCGAATAAGTCTTTGAATGATAGAGGTTGGTCGATTCTCTTTCATAAATCGCTTCTCAGCTTCTTCTATTGTCAATTGCTCATTAGGATACAGACTATTTAACATAGTCTCCACTCCTTCCGTTAAAGTCGAACCAGGCATTATAGTATTAACAGTTACATTCGTTCCTGTCGTCAGCTCAGCTAAACTGCGAGAAAGTGAGAGTTGCATCGTTTTAGTCGCACTATAATGAGCCATTTCTTGAGAGGGCATAATAGCTGCTTCGCTAGCAATAAAGATGACTCTTCCTTCTTTTCTTTCAATCATTTTTTTCAAGTACGAACGAGTAAGTCGAACACCACTCATAATATTGACTTCAAACAATTTAAACCAATCTTCATCAGGGATATCAAAATATTCTACAGGTTCAAAAATTCCTAAGTTGTTAATAAGAATGTCTACTTTAGGGTACTTTTCAATCACATTTTGGCACCCTTGTTCTGTTCCTAAATCAGCTACTACGGGTTGAAGGATAGCATCAGGATACTGCGCTCGAATTTCTTTTATCGTTTCATTAACATTTTCTTCACGGCGTCCATTAATAAGTACATTAGCTCCTTCTGCTACTAATGAAGTGGCAATTGCTTTTCCAATCCCTGCCGTAGATCCGGTAACCAGTGCTGTTTTTCCTTTTAATTGCATATGCATATAGATCCCTCCAAATTCATGTGCTAAATGATTGACTTACGTTGGAATAAATAATTACGTTTATATTGTGGTTCACTTCTCATATCTTTAACAGAAAATAAGCAGATCCACCCTTTTTTCAAAAGAATATAAACGAAAATTATGTAGCTATTTCACTCTGTACTGAACTAAAAATCAAAATCATCAGTATTTAGATCTACTCAATAATTCTAATTCAAATCATTCTAATGTAAAAAATTACATCAACAGCAGAGTAAAGCTAAAACCAACTAGTAAATACCATTATGATCTATATTAACTAGAAAGAAAATTACGCACTTTAAAGTTCCATAGGAACAAAAAAGTGCCCTATATACTATATTTTAACTTTTTATATTTACTAACGTAGTATCTTTTCTATCATAGAAAAGAGTAATTTAAAAACAACTTTTTACTTATCTGAATTACCAATTAGTACGAGATGATAATCCTTGAAGTAACATAACATTCTAAAAAACCTTGCAGAAAAATTCTACAAGGTTTTTGTGTATACATACATATTAATCATTATATTAAAATGAAAGGGTTTATAATTCATCACAATAGTATTAAATATAAGCTGCTTTAAATGCTTGTTGAACAGCTTGTACTTCTAATGAGTCTTTACCATATAAATTCATTGCTACACGAATACAAGCTTCTTTTAATTCTTTAAAATCAGAAGTCATATTTAATTCATCGGTATTTGCATAATAGAAAATATCAAACATTTTATCTTCCCCAATGCCTTGTACATTTACTCCATTATGATTTCCACCACTAGCAATTAAATAAGCTACTTTATTTATAATGCTAGAGTTCGTGTGTACACCACCATAATCATGGTCAGCATCAATAGGTAAATTATTATAATGTCTATAATCTTCTGGATATCTAGAAGAGATAGATGATGGGTTTTTCATATCTCTAAATATACGACCTGATTGTTCCCCCATTGTCCAATTGAACTTTCCGTTATTGGCATACTTTTCAACTGCTACCCCTAAAATATCAGATAGAGCCTCATTAATGGCACCAGCTTCTCCTGCGTACTCAAGTCCAGACTCATTTCTTGTAACCGCGTGTGTAAACTCATGTCCTGCCACATCAAATGCTCTAACAATTGGATCTCCGTATACTAGCATAGCCCCATTACTAAATGCATTAAACCACTGCTTAGGATTCCCTATATTCTTACCATTTGTATTCCAGCCATGAACAACTGAAATTACTTTTTGTCCATTATTATCAAAGCTGTTACGACTATATTTTTCTTTATAAAAATCATATACTTTCGTTGCTAAATAATGTGCACTAACTGCTTTAGGATCTGTAAAATTTGTAGAATTACTTGTTACTAAATCATCCAAATACCCCCATACATTTCTTCTATAATTATTATAATCTTTATAATTCGCAGTATACGTTTCAATTCCCTTACCACGAGAATAATCTGCAAGAGTGTACGTTCCATCACTTCGCTGTGTAATTCCAAACGTACGATTCATACCTAAATCATCTTTTCCTGTTCCTGTTAATTTTGAAGGATCTTGTGATTTATTTGCTGTTGCAGATTGAACGATACTGCTATCTACTTGTATACCCA
This genomic window from Bacillus anthracis str. Vollum contains:
- a CDS encoding M4 family metallopeptidase, whose amino-acid sequence is MNNFVKLGLTTGVVLSAIIPYGGVHAATEDLKVETKEDTFRTGNLTAPSQKSAENVVKDALKGKTEQALSSKQVNTESKVNYNVTQSRKSYDGTTLVRLQQTYEGRDVYGYQLTAHINDDGVLTSISGDSAQDLQQQEDLKQPIILSEEDAKKQLFKIYGDNLTFVEEPEIKQVVYVDENTNKATNAYQITFSASTPEYVSGTVLIDAFVGDLLKELVQKLGIQVDSSIVQSATANKSQDPSKLTGTGKDDLGMNRTFGITQRSDGTYTLADYSRGKGIETYTANYKDYNNYRRNVWGYLDDLVTSNSTNFTDPKAVSAHYLATKVYDFYKEKYSRNSFDNNGQKVISVVHGWNTNGKNIGNPKQWFNAFSNGAMLVYGDPIVRAFDVAGHEFTHAVTRNESGLEYAGEAGAINEALSDILGVAVEKYANNGKFNWTMGEQSGRIFRDMKNPSSISSRYPEDYRHYNNLPIDADHDYGGVHTNSSIINKVAYLIASGGNHNGVNVQGIGEDKMFDIFYYANTDELNMTSDFKELKEACIRVAMNLYGKDSLEVQAVQQAFKAAYI